The Thermomonospora amylolytica sequence GGCGGCGCGCCGCGTCCACTCCACGATCAGGTCCGCGTTCCCGTCGAGGTCGCCGACCGTCGGATTCACCTGTGCGAGAGCCAAACGGAGCTGTGCCACGCCCCCAGGGTAGGCGGCGTGGATCGGCGGCGGGACCGCCGGGTCACGACCCGTGCAGCGCCCGCAGGTGGGCCCGGCGGATCGCGGGCGCCAGCGCCAGCAGCCCGGCCGCCGCCACGGCGCAGATCGCGGCGCAGGTCAGCCACAGCACGGGCGCGCCGACCTCCAGCAGCCGGGTGCCGCCCAGCGGGGCCAGCAGGAACCCGCCCGACCAGGCCACGCCCCACAGCGCGCTGTACCGCCCGCGCAGATGCTCCGGCGCCAGGTCGGCGACCACCGCCTGGCCCACCGCCGCGACGGCGATCTCGCCCAGCGTCCACACCGCCACCGCCGCCGCGTACGCCCACAGCGCGGAGGCCGCGGTGTAGAGCGCGGTCCCCGCCCCCACCACCAGCAGGCCGGTGACGATGACCCGGCTGTGGTCGCGGCGCGTCAGCCAGCCGTTCACCACCGGCTGCAGCAGGACGATCAGCACGCCGTTGACCGCCACCGCCAGCCCGTACGCCTGCGCCGACAGCCCGTCGGCCCGCATCGCCAGCGGCAGCGTGGTGAACGCCTGCATCAGCACGAACGTGTACGCCAGGGTCACCAGCGTGTAGCCGACCATGACGGGGTCGCGCAGCACATCGAGGAACCCGCCCGGTTCCCGTTCGGCCCTGGGCCGGCGCGCCCGCGTCTCCGGCACCGCCCGCCAGATCAGCACCCCGAACACCAGGCAGGTGATCGCGTCCGCCCAGAACAGCCACAGGTAGCCGGCCCGGGCCAGCGTGCCGCCCAGCACCATCGCCACCGCGAAGCCCAGGTTGATCGCCCAGAACAGCAGCCCGAACGCCCGGGGCCGCTCGGCCGGTGAGATCAGGTCGGCGACCATCGCCGCGGACGCCGGCCGGAACATGTCCAGCACCAGCCCGAGCAGCAGCGCCGAGGCCATGATCGCGGGCAGCCCCTGCGCGTAGCCGAGCGCCAGCAGGCCCGCCGCGTTCAGCGTCATCGCCAGCACCAGGGTGGCCCGCCGCCCGATCCGGTCGGCCAGCGCGCCCCCGATGATCTGCGCGAACACCGACCCGAGCCCGAGCAGCGACAGCACCAGCCCGGCCTGCCCGAGGGTGAGCCCGCGCGTCTCGGTCAGGTAGAGCCCCAGGAACGGTTCCACCATGGTGCCGAGCCGGTTGATCAGCGTGCCCGCCCACAGCACCCAGAACGGGCGCGGCATCCCGCCGACCCGGTCGTGCAGGAACGCCGGCAGGCGGGTCGCCTCGGTGGTGGTCATGCCGCCGAGTCTGGGAAGCGCCCCGGAGCGTGTGCGATTCTTTTAGCGGGGGCTAAATGATCGAGTACGTGCTCACCCCGGACGACGTGGCCCGGGTCCGGTTCGCGTTCTCCCCGCTGGGGGAGATGGTGGCGAGCCTGCGGGTGCTGGCCGACCCGGCCCGGCACGCGCTGCACCTGCCGTGGGTGCGCCGGGTCCGGCCGCGGCTGCGGGGCCTGCGGCTGGATCCGCTGCGGGCGCTGGTGGGCCCGACCGGCTACATCCCCGACTTCCTCACGCCGCCGCCGCGGACCCCGCTGCCGGACCTGGCCGACGAGCTGGCTGCCCTCCGCGCCACCGACCCCGCGCAGGTGGTGGAGGAGATCGCGTGGATGGACACCGACCCGAGGGTGCCGCAGCACGAGCGCGACCGGACCGCCCCGCTGCGGCGCGAGCTGGCCGCCGATCCGCGGCGGGCGCTCGACCTGCTGACCGACCTGCTGGTCGCCTATTGGGAGGTCGCCCTGGCGCCGCACTGGCCGCGGGTGCGCGACCTGCTGGAGGCCGACGTGCTGCGCCGGACGCGGGCGCTGACCGAACGCGGCACCGAGGGCCTGTTCGCCGACCTGCACCAGCGGGTGCGCTGGGACGGCGAACGGCTCCAGGTGAACGTCGCCTACACCGAACGGGCCGTCCTGGGCGGCCAGGGGATGCTGCTGGTGCCCAGCGCGTTCGCCTGGCCGGAGGTCCTGGCGATGCTCCCGCCCTACCAGCCGCAGCTGATCTACCCGCCGTACGCGGTGGCCACCCTGTGGGAGGCAGCCCCGGCCCCGCCGCCCGACGCGCTGGCGGCCCTGCTCGGCCGGGTCCGCGCCGCCGTGCTGACCGGCCTGCAGGCGCCCTCCTCGACCACCGAGCTGGCCCGGCGGCTCGGCGTCACCCCCGGCGCGGTCAGCCAGCACCTGGCCGTGCTGCGCGCCTGCGGCCTGGTCACCGGCCACCGGGTGGGCCGCCGCGTCCTCTACTCCCGTACGACCACGGGGGACGC is a genomic window containing:
- a CDS encoding ArsR/SmtB family transcription factor translates to MIEYVLTPDDVARVRFAFSPLGEMVASLRVLADPARHALHLPWVRRVRPRLRGLRLDPLRALVGPTGYIPDFLTPPPRTPLPDLADELAALRATDPAQVVEEIAWMDTDPRVPQHERDRTAPLRRELAADPRRALDLLTDLLVAYWEVALAPHWPRVRDLLEADVLRRTRALTERGTEGLFADLHQRVRWDGERLQVNVAYTERAVLGGQGMLLVPSAFAWPEVLAMLPPYQPQLIYPPYAVATLWEAAPAPPPDALAALLGRVRAAVLTGLQAPSSTTELARRLGVTPGAVSQHLAVLRACGLVTGHRVGRRVLYSRTTTGDALTGRADAAKP
- a CDS encoding MDR family MFS transporter, which produces MTTTEATRLPAFLHDRVGGMPRPFWVLWAGTLINRLGTMVEPFLGLYLTETRGLTLGQAGLVLSLLGLGSVFAQIIGGALADRIGRRATLVLAMTLNAAGLLALGYAQGLPAIMASALLLGLVLDMFRPASAAMVADLISPAERPRAFGLLFWAINLGFAVAMVLGGTLARAGYLWLFWADAITCLVFGVLIWRAVPETRARRPRAEREPGGFLDVLRDPVMVGYTLVTLAYTFVLMQAFTTLPLAMRADGLSAQAYGLAVAVNGVLIVLLQPVVNGWLTRRDHSRVIVTGLLVVGAGTALYTAASALWAYAAAVAVWTLGEIAVAAVGQAVVADLAPEHLRGRYSALWGVAWSGGFLLAPLGGTRLLEVGAPVLWLTCAAICAVAAAGLLALAPAIRRAHLRALHGS